GAAATCCCTGCTGCAGCATTTTGCGAATCGTCGGCGTGACGTGGTACTTGTGGGTCATCGACGCAATGATCATTCCGCTGACCCCGAACTCCCGGAACCTCGCAATTTGCGCTTCTTCTTTTTCCGCTTTGCCCGATGAATTCGAGATAAGAACATGGTATCCGAGTTCATATGCAGCATCTTCCACACTGTGCATCACGCGTGAGAAGAAGGGACTGCGGATGTCGCGGATCACGAGACCGATCGTGGGGTGTCCGTTTTGACGCGTATCGATTGCGCGTTGCGCGACGTACGTGCCTTTACCGACACGGCTGAAGACGATTCCTTCGCTGGCCAGCGTCGTAAGCGCTTTCTTCACCGTAATAAGGCTGACACCATATGCGGAGGATAGTTCGGCGTGCGAGCCGAGCTGATCGCCGGGCTTGAGCTCCTTCGAAGCGATCTTCGACTTGATGTCGTCGATGATCTGAAGGTACAATGGCGTGGAGTTATGGATGTCGATGGGCATATGATAACCTGGTATACTAGGTATAACCAGATTACGTGGAAAGTACTTTTTTGTCAAGACCTATTTTATTTGACAAGTGGACAGCATTCCCATTCCTGAGATATGAAGACATGGGGGGCATCGAGCAACAAGTGAAGATTCTCACGCAAAGCAGAGTGTTTTGGAGGAATAGGAAATGATTGCTAGTTCTGCGGGCGGGTAGTTTCCGGAAAGAACCAGCTGACAAAGAATGGTAGCAATTATGTGGCGTCCTCAAACCATCGATTCGTTTTCTCAGACAAAGGAAACGAGGCGCCGTAGAAGCGTCTTCGATGGCGGACGAGTTCGGCAACGATGCTTATTGCGATTTCTTCTGCCGTGACCGCACCGATGTGAAGACCAATCGGCGCATGAACCCGCCTGAGTGTTTCAACGGGAACACCCTCTTGTCTCAGGCTGTCAAACGTCGCACGGACCTTTTTACCGCTCCCGATCATGCCGATATACCGGGCCGGTGTGTCGATCACAAGGCGCAAGACTTCTTTGTCTGATTGATGAGCGCGGGTCACAATGACAATGGACATCGACCGCGTGATCGTAATCTTTGAAAGCGCATCACTCCATTCTCCCGAGATTGTCGCCGCCGCTTCAGGACAACGCGCGGGGGTCGCATAGTCTTCCCGGTCATCGACAATAGTCACAGCAAACCCTGTTGCCGCTGCAACTTTCGAGACGGAACGACCAACGTGCCCTCCACCGCAAATGACTAAGGCCTGTATTCCCGAGATCGGCTGGATGATGAGCTCGACTCCGCGCGTGGCGAGACGCTCCACGTATTCTTCGCGCTGCGATCGTTGGACCTGCTGAAGGAATGTCTCTGGTTCGATCCCGAGCTCATGCAGGAGCGCCCTCAGAGGCTTGAGGTTTGGGGCGCGCTCATCTGATTCCTCCAGCACAATCCTGGACACAACTCCCGACAGATCGATCCGGCGAAGGAGTACACAATCCTGTCCACTGCTGCGCAGTGCAACCAATTGCGAAAACACATCGAGAGCATCTTCTCCGATTTTCTCAATCAATACGTCCACGTTGCCGCCGCAAATCATCCCTTCTTCTGAGCCGGATTCGTTCAGATCGAATTCTTTGATCACCGATTCCCCTGCGGCCGCAAAACGCTCTTTCGCTTCCCTCGTCACCTTTGCTTCAAGCAATCCACCGCCGACGGTCCCCAGGGCTCGCATTCCATGTTCGCAGATGAGCATCGAGGAACCGGTGGGCAACGGCGTCGATCCCGACGACGAGATGATTGTCGCAAGCACCACACGTTCGCGCGCTTTCAGAGCAGTGACAATTTCACCGAGGAGGTCCATACGTCGGGGGGGGTTAGCGAACCGTGGCGGAATCTGTATAGACCGATGGAAACATGGCGTACCACGCCATTGCCTTGACAAGCTGCTCAACGGCAATCTGCTCGGTGGCCATGTGCGCGAAAACTTCATTCCCTGGTCCAAAGCCGATGCACGGAATGCCATGCATGCCCATGACGGCAACCCCATTTGTGCTGAAGTGCCATCGATTGACAACCGGTTTCCCGCCGAACAGCTTCTCGAATGCCGAAACTCCGCTCTCAAGCGCGGGGTGGTTCCCGGGCAGCAGCCAGGTCGGATAGTACTTTTTCGTTGGATATGTCAGCCCCTTCCAGCTCGGCACCGCGTAGTCACACACGACAACCTCCGCCTGCGACTGCTTGACTCCCGGCAAGTCCTGGATTTCCTGGACTGCCGACATCAAGGTGTCGGTCGCCGCGAGACGGCGGTCGAGGTGGATTGTCGAAGAGTCTGCAACGGCGCACAGTGAAGGAGATGTTGAACGAATTTCCGAAATCGTGACTGTTCCTTTGCCAAGAAACGGTTCCCCCGACAGACGCTCGTTGAGCTTCTCGATATCCTGTATGATCGGAGCCATCGTGTAGACCGCATTAACTCCCCGCTCGGGAGCTGACCCGTGACATGAAATCCCCTTTGTGGTAACCTGAATTTCCATCCGACCACGGTGCCCGCGATAGACACCCAGGTTTGTTGGCTCCGCGATGACAACGAGCTCCGGATGCAGCTTGTCCTCGTTGATGATATATTGCCAGCACAGTCCGTCACAATCTTCTTCTTGCACGCTCCCCACGACATAAAGGGTGTAGTCATCCTCGAGCCCCAGGTCTTTTATCAGCTTCCCGCCGAACACAATTGACGCGAGCGCCCCCTTCATGTCACAGGCTCCCCGGCCATAGATAATGCCGTCTTTTTCCGCGCCTTTGAATGGATCGACCTTCCAGTTCGCAGGATTGCCGACATCAACTGTATCCACGTGAGCATCGAGGGCGATGACATGTTTCCCTTTGCCAATCCGGCCAAGGATATTGCCCATCGGATCAATCGTCACCTCATCATACCGGCACCGTTCCATTTCCTCTTTGATGCGTTGAATGACCTGTTCTTCCTGCGAGCTGAGAGACTTGATCGCGATCAGGTCCCGCAGGAATTGTACTATCTGGCGCTCATTACGGTGTGCAGCCTGAAGAATCTCTTTCTTCATACTTGTCCTTCGTTTAGCTTGCCATGGCGTTGAATTCGCCGATCAGCGTGTCGAAATATCCGACCTCATCTTCAAATAGACTGCGCCAGTATTGCGGATCCCACTGGGCGTTAATCTCTTCGTAGGTTTTTCCCTGTTGCTCCACCCACGTGTAATATTTCAGATTATGAATCGCCTTTCGGTCGTAGTACGTTAATTCCTTGAAATAATCAATCGATTGATGGGCGAGCGGTCCGGCTTGATCCCGCGCTGCTTCCACAGAAGAATATGCGCCCCGTTCTTTGCGAAGCTCTTCGAGCCGTGACTGGTAAAGATCAACCGAATCCGTGAAGATCGTGAAGATCACATCATCCTTTGTCAATTCAAAGTACTTCGCCGTCTTCATCGCTGCAAGCATGTTGCCGATGGATGATATGCCGAGCAGTGACAATCGATCAACGTGTTGTTGTGGAATACCCAGCGACGAGAGATACTTCTTCCCCTCCGTTTCATTGAACAGCCTGAGAAGGCGCATGCAATCCTCATCGTCCACTGCGGCTACCGCGTCAGTATTCCGGACATTGTGAACCCACGGCACGTGTTTGTCTCCGATCCCTTCGATGCGATGGCCGCCGAAGCCATTCATGAACAACGTTGGACACTGCAGCGCTTCACTTGCAACGATCTTGAGATGCGGATAGTGTTTCTTCAGGTAATCACCTGCAGCTATCGTGCCGGCAGACCCCGTGGCCGAAACGTACGCGGCCGCACGCAGGTTTGCTGAACGGAGTTCCCGGAATACTTCATCAATTGCCGGGCCGGTTACATTGTAGTGCCAGATGGGATTGCCGAATTCCTCGAACTGATTGAAAATGATGTTGATTGGATCCTTTTTCAACTCCCAGCATTTGTCGTAGATCTCTTTTACGTTCGACTCACATCCCTGCGTTGCGATGATCTCTGCACCAATTTCACGGAGCCACTGGAATCGCTCTTTCGACATTTCCTCCGGGAGGATGGCCACCGGTGTGCAGCCGAGCAAAGCGCAATCGAAGGCTCCGCCTCTGCAGAAGTTGCCCGTCGACGGCCATACCGCTTTATGCCGTGATGGATCAAATTCGCCGCTCACGAGGCGCGGGACCAGGCAGCCAAACGCAGCCCCCACTTTGTGGGCTCCTGTCGGGAAATACTTGCCGATGAGACCTATGATGCGCGCATTCACACCGCTGAGGGCCGGGGGAATTTCGAGGTAGTTCACCCCACCGAACATTCCGGTCGCTACATCATTCTTCCAGGTAATGCGGAACAAATTAAGCGGATTGATGTCCCAGAGTCCTACGCCCGAGAGCCGCTTCCTGATTTCAGCAGGAATGAGCTGTGGGTCGCGCATCTGCGCAAACGTGGGGATAACAACTCCGCGTTTCCTGCAAAGAGATGCTGTCTTCTTGATGACATCAGGAAAGAGTTGAGCAATGATCTTTGACATAAGTTTTTCCGGTACATTAACCACGGATTACGCTGAAATGACACAGATTGTCACGGATTTGACATCGGTGGATATCCGCACTATTCGTGTTATCCGTGGTTCCTCTTTCTTTTGGTGTTCATGAATTTGGTTATAGTCGGGACGGGTTTCTCCATTCTCGTCAGAAAGATGATTGCCGCTATCACAAACGGTTTGAACCCAGCCTCCGCGTACGTATCGAGGCGATATTTCTCGAATACGTTCTTCGATACTTCCCCTTGCACACAGCTCACACCGGAGATGTCGGCTGGGAGACAATGCATGTAGAGGGCTTGTCCTTTCTTTGTAAGCTTCATCTTCTGTTCGTCACATTCCCAATTCTTGAACCTTGCGTTGTTCACAAGGCATTCCTTCTCCAGCCCGACCAAGCCCTGCTTGTCATTGGCAAAGAGAAGTTCTGTTCGGCGCTGCATAACCTGGTACGGCGCCCACGATTTCGGGTACACCACGTCTGCGTCTTCAAACGCGGCCTCCATGCTGTCGACGACGGAAAATGACCCGCCGCGTTGACCGGCATTCTTCCGTGCGACGTTCACAACATCGGGGATCAGGTCATATCCCTTCGGGTAGGCCAGCGAAACGTTCATCCCGAACCGCGTCATCAGTCCTATGATTCCCTGAGGCACCGACAACGGTTTCCCGTAACTCGGAGAGTAGGCCCAAGTCATCGCCAGTTTCTTTCCCCGGAGAGCTTCGAGGGAGCCAAAATGGTTCTTCAGCTGCAGAAGATCGGCGAGAGTCTGTGTCGGGTGATCGATGTCGCACTGAAGGTTCACGACGCTCGGCCTGCGATGGAGAACGCCTTGTTCAAAACCCTCCTGGACTGCCACGCCAACCTCACGCATGTACTTGTTCCCTTCCCCAAGAAACATGTCGTCCCTGATACCGATAGTTTCCGCGAGGAAGGAAATCATGTTCGCGGTTTCGCGAACCGTCTCGCCATGAGCGATCTGTGATTTCTCTTCATCAAGCTCGGAGAGACCCAGTCCAAGGGCGTTCACTGCTGACGCGAAGCTGAACCGTGTGCGTGTGGACTTATCCCGAAATATCGAAATTGCCAGGCCGGTATCGAACGCCTTGAAGGGAATGCCCGCATTGTGAAGGTGTTTGAAGATCTCCGCGACCAGGACAATTCCCTTAATCTCGTCGTCGCTCTTTTCCCAAGTGAGGAGAAAATCTTTGTTGAACATTCCGAGCTTGAGTTTCTTCAACTCTCGCATTGATGAGTGCAGCTGTTTCTGTGTCATCGTGCTCCCTTGTTCACTTCCTGAACATGGTGATCTGTTACGCTTTCACGTGCATCTCGATGCATCCGTCCACCGGGCACACAAACTGACAGAGACCGCAGCCGACACACCGTTCCCAGTCGACGTGAGGAGACTTGTTTGCCCGCTGGTCAATTGCATTGTGGCCTCCATCGCGGCATGCAACATAACAGACATCGCACGCGATGCAGAGTTTGTCATTGATATGGCTGCGGATGGTTTGCCGCGGGAGATCGTCATGCATGACAATATTGGGAAGGGCCTTGCAGACAATTTCTGCCGGCGACGAGAACTTCATTTCATCGAGATAGTGTGACATCCCGCTTCGCAGGTCATCAATCACGCGGAAACCGTGATGCATAACCACCGTGCAGAACTCGACAACACCGGCCCCAACTGCCATGAATTCGACCGCATCGCTCCACGTCGATGCACCGCCGGTCCCGAGAATTGGAATGTCCACATTGCGCGCGATTTCGGCAATGGTGCGCAGCGTGATTGGCTTGATGGCCGGGCCCGTCATACCGCTGTACGTTGATTTTCCGGCCAGACTTGGATTTGGCGCGAACGAGCGGATATCAATACCCATGAGGGCCTGGATCGAGTTTGAAGCCGTCAGTGCATCACACCCACTTCGCTTCACCGCCCTGGCCACCTCCACGATATCGGTAACATGGGGGGTGATCTTGATGGAAACCGGGATTCTCGACGCTGCTTCTTTGACCCATCGGGCGGTCAGCTCGGTCGCACTCAGGCTCTGTGCAAGCATCTTTCCCGGGTCCTCACCGATATTTCCCTGGGGACACGAGAAACTGCATTCGATCAGATCCGCTCCCGCCTTTTCCAGCCGCGCAACCAGAGTCTGCCAGTCTTCTTTTCTTCCGGCCATGATGCTGGCTGCGACCATTTTGTCGGGAAACTCTCTTTTCAGCGTCCGGACATTGTGTTCAATCTTGTCGATGTGATGTTCGGAGATGAGATCGATGTTACCCATGCCGAACAGCTTTTTCCCTTCGTGTTCGAAGCTCGACATCATGGGATAGCACAAATCGACCAGCGTCCCCTCGATTGATGTCGTCTTCAGAATCGCCCCCGCCCATCCCATCCGGAATGCGCGACGCACCATATCAAGGTCATCGGTCGAGGGAGCCGCCGCCAGGATGAACGGATTCTCGAGGTGTATTCCCAAAAAATCATACGATAAATCCCGTGAAGGATAGATCTCAATTTCTGTCATGCGTTGGTATCCCATGCTTCTCCCCTCACTTCGCTGTCAGATATTGATGAATGGCGTGGGCTGCATACTTTCCATGCGCAACCGATTGGACGATCGTTCCTTCTCCCGCAATCATATCACCGCCGGCGAACACACCCCGCACCGATGTTTCAAAACTACCGCCGACTTTTACGTAACTGCCTTTTCGATCGAGATCGCCGAGCCACGCAGCCCCGATCGTCTGGCCGATCGCGATGATGACCGCGCTGGCGTCCAGCACGAAATCCGATCCCTTTACTTCAACAGGCACTGCTCTGCCGGATTTGTCTTTTCTCTTGCCAAGAGCTGTCTGGCGGCAAGTGATGCCTTCAACCTGTTTCTTCCCGGTGATTCGAACAGGATTGACGAGAAAGCGAATTTCCACCCCCTGTTTTCTGGCTTCGTCGAGTTCTCCCTTCCACACACGCATTTCTTTCTCGCTTCGGCGATAGATCAGGATCACGCTGTCAGCCCCCAGCCGTTTGGCGGTCGCTGCCGCGTCGAGCGAAACATTGCCGCCTCCGATGATCACCACCTTTTTTCCCAGCTTCAACCCTGATGGCCTTGTCTTGGCTCGTTCGAGGAACGAAAGCACTGGAAACACTCCCTGCAGTTTTTCACCGGGAATTCCAATCATCCGATCTTCGCCGAGACCAACTGCAAGAAAAGTCGCTTCGTGCGTCTTCCGAATCCGGTCGAACCCCCTCGCATCCACTGTTTGTTTCTTCACAGTGAAGAACTGCGAAAGGAATTCTGTATCCGAGTCAAGCTCCTTCGCGGCAAGCCGGAATGAAGGGATGCTGTTACGCGGTACTCCACCGGGTTTCCCCGAGTCATAGACATCGACCCTATGTCCCATTTTCGCCAACTCGAACGCACAACCGAGCCCGGCGGGTCCGGCGCCGACGACAGCGACGCTCCTGGCGGATTCCCGAAATATTTCCGGCATCGAAAACCCTCGCCTACGTTCACGTTGGGTTGCGAAGAAATGCAGCTCGCGAATCTGAATGGGTGTGTCTTCTTTGCCTCGCGTGCACACTGACTGGCAGAATACTTCTTCCGGACAGATCTTGCCGCATGTGTTTGCTAATGCGTTCGAAGTTTTCACGACCTCGGCTGCTCCGATCACATTGCCCGATCGTATCATCGAAATGAACTTCGGCACGTCGATGTGAGTCGGGCAGGCCGTCATGCAGGGGGCGTCAAAACAATACAGACAACGCTCTGCTTCAGTCTTCGCTTGTTGGGAATTCATATGATCGAGGTAGTTCGGTTTTGAGTTTTGAGTTTCGGGTTTCAAGTTCAAGGTTCAAGGTTCCCGGACAATACAACGTCTTACATCTAACGTTTTACGTCTTACATTTTACGTCTTCCACCTCTTTTATCGCATCAACGATTTGCTGATAGCCGGTGCAACGGCAAAGGTTACCGGAAATCGCAATCCGCACTTCCTCTTCGCTGGGTGTCGGGGAATGGTCGATCAGATCTTTGGCACTCATCAGCATACCGGGGGTACAAAAACCGCACTGCACCGCATCGTGGTCGAGAAACGATTCCTGCAATGGATGCAGTTTGTCGCCGTCAGCTAACCCTTCTATGGTAAGGACTTCCTGGCCTCGGATCTGCGGAACGAGAACAAGGCAGGAATTCACCGCCTGTCCGTTCAACAGCACGGTGCACGCGCCGCACTCGCCGATTTCGCATCCCCGCTTTGTGCCGGTGAGGCCCAGTTCGTCCCTCAAGAAATCAAGGAGTGTCTGGTTCGGGCGAACTTCGAGCTCGTACTTCCTGCCATTGATTGTCGTGTTGATCAGAACCAAATTCATGAATCCATCCTTCATGTCGTCGTGGGCAAAGGACGCCTTCACCCTGCATGCGCGTCCTTTGCGGTTGCTTTTCGCTATTGGCAACCCTCCAGTGTGCGCCGGACAAGGACGGCGATCACCGGTTCTTTGTATTCCGTCGACCAGCGCCTCCCGGAAAACGAGATCATCACTTCAGAGACTTTCTTTCCTGCCTCGGCGAAAATGTCCCGCGACGGTTTCTGACCGATTAACAGGCTCTCCGCTTCAGAAACCCGCTGCCACTTCGGCAGGGCGGCCCCCGGTACAATCCGCGCATCAGTGATAAGGCCGGACTGATCTCGGACAAGAATCGCGGCAACGCTCAGTCTTGAAATCGAGAGAGCGTTTCGGCGTCCGAGTTTGACGAACGAGCTTCGCGCGCCAGGAGGGAGCTTGGGAAACCGAACCTCAACCAAAATTTCCCCGCTCTCGGCGATCGTGACGTACGGTTTCGCGAAAAATTCCGAGAGCATCACTTCGCGGGAGCCCGTCGATGATTGCAGTGTTACGCTCGCCCCCAATGCGACGAGGGGCGGAAGAGTATCGGCGCATGCCGCTCCATTCATGATATTGCCGCCGATTGTTCCTCGATTGCGAATCTGCGGCGACCCAATTCCGGATACTGCCGTCTTCAATAACGGGGCAAAGGAGCCGACAACGGGAGAACGCAGGATCTCTGAATGCGTTGCTAACGGCCTGATGATGATCGCATCACCCGACTCTTCAATCCCCTTCAGCGCGGGAATCCGGGAAATGTCGACGATGGAACCGGCCAACTCTTCGGCCGCTTTGCGCATCTCGATAAGCAGATCAGTGCCGCCTGCGAGGAGTTTTGTGCCGGAGCCGAGCGTCGTCAGAAGGTTGCAGGCCTCCGCAACGGATCGCGGGGAATAATACTCAAACGGCCTCATGCCTTCCCCCCGCGTATTTTACACGAATCAGCCATCATCGCGTCGATAGATTGTTTTTGCTCCGACCCGCGTTTCCCCTGCCGCGTCAGTTTATGGCCCAGCAAAACACGTTCAAGGTCCGCCGGAATTTCATAGATCCGTTTGCCCGTTGCATTCGCAATCGCATTGACGATTGCCGGAGCGGCAAGCTCGTTCGTCGGTTCGCCGACGGACTTCGCCCCAAACGGCCCCATAGGATCTTCGTTCTCCACGATGATCGTTTTGATTCTCGGCACATCCATCGACGTCGGAATCAAGTACTCATCGAAGTTCAGCTGCTTGGGGATGGCATCCTCGAAGTCAAATTCTTCAAGCAAACCATACCCGAGTCCCATGGCAACGCCCCCGCACATCTGTCCGACAACCATGCCGCGATTGATAGCTTTGCCAACGTCGTGTACCGAGACAAAATCAACGACGTTGACCTTTCCGGTTTCCGTGTCGACTTCAACTTCAGCGGCATTTGCTCCATAGACGAATGTGAAATATGCTTCGCCTTGCCCTTCTTCTTCGTGCCAGAATGTCGGCGGGGATTTGTGCCACCCGAGGCCGATCATCGGTCTTCCTTTGTTGAAACACTCTGCTGTCAGCTCGCTGAAAGATGCCAACCGCTCCCTTTTTCTTGTATCGACGAGGTAATTACCATCAAGGTCGAGAGCATTCACATCGACACCGGTCATCTCCGCGCCTACGGCGAGGAGGGTCGTCCTCACTATCTCTGCCGCGTTCTTCGCCGCTGATCCCCCCATGATCGTTCCGCGGGATGCGACGGTGGGTCCGGAATCGGCCACGCGGCTGGTGTTGGTATTCAGGAATTGAATCCGGCTCATCGAAATCCCCAGCACCTCGGCAACAATCTGCGACATCTGTGTTTGTGCCCCCTGGCCCATATCGGTGACACCCGACGAAACAATCACGCTGCCGTCTGTTTGAACAGAGACAATCGTTTCGGCCGCATCGGTTCCTTCGGCGCCAAGGGAAACACCACGATAGCTGCACGCAAGACCCACGCCGCGTTTCTTATCCCCCTCACCTGCCTCACCATACGCCTTCCACTTTCTCCTGAAGTCGATGCCTTCGGCCGCCTTTGTGAGCACTTCCTTGAGGCTTACCTCGTGCGTGAGTTTCTGCCCTGTGGCAGTTACTGCACCGGATTCAAAGCCGTTTTTCAATCGTATATCGAGAGGCGACACTCCTACTTCTTTGGCGAGTTCGTCCATCATCGACTCAATGGCGAAATTTACCTGCGGCGATCCAAATCCGCGCATCGCGCCCGTGTAGTTGTTGTTCGTGTACACCGCATAGACGTCTGTTTTGACGTTCTCACAGTAATACGGTCCGGTCGCCTGCACTACAGACCGCCACGTGACAAACGGACTCATTGAAGAATACGCGCCTCCGTCTGCGATGCAGCGAATCTCCATCGCGGTAATAGTACCGTCCTTTTTCGCCCCCCACTTATAATAGAGCACATAGGGATGCCGTTTGTAGCTTTCCAGCATGGACTCTTCGCGCGAGTTCACCATCTTAACTGGTTTGCCTGTCTTGAGCGCCAGCAGCGCTGCACGGCAGCACATCGATGTCATCACTTCATCTTTTCCGCCAAACGAGCCGCCGAGGGTTGACTGCACGATTTGAACTTTGTTGAGCGGGATTTTCAATGCGTCCGCGACCGACCGCCTGCTGGAAAACAGATTCTGCACTGATCCCGTGATCTTCACGCCCCCCTGCTCCGCTAGCTCGGCAAGAACCGCTTCGGGTTC
The genomic region above belongs to Ignavibacteriales bacterium and contains:
- a CDS encoding xanthine dehydrogenase family protein molybdopterin-binding subunit; the encoded protein is MARKHKIIGKSERRVDSWGKVTGRAKFAEDYSVGHQLWGKVLRSKFPHALVRSIDVSTAAKLPGVEAVLTAKDIPGSRVFGIVQKNQQILVEDRVRYLGDGLALVAATSKEAAEQALALIRVEYEPLPVVSDPEEAMKPEAPALHGEKNEFVHHKVRKGDMTKGFSQADFMVERKFTTQFIEHSYIEPEAVLAELAEQGGVKITGSVQNLFSSRRSVADALKIPLNKVQIVQSTLGGSFGGKDEVMTSMCCRAALLALKTGKPVKMVNSREESMLESYKRHPYVLYYKWGAKKDGTITAMEIRCIADGGAYSSMSPFVTWRSVVQATGPYYCENVKTDVYAVYTNNNYTGAMRGFGSPQVNFAIESMMDELAKEVGVSPLDIRLKNGFESGAVTATGQKLTHEVSLKEVLTKAAEGIDFRRKWKAYGEAGEGDKKRGVGLACSYRGVSLGAEGTDAAETIVSVQTDGSVIVSSGVTDMGQGAQTQMSQIVAEVLGISMSRIQFLNTNTSRVADSGPTVASRGTIMGGSAAKNAAEIVRTTLLAVGAEMTGVDVNALDLDGNYLVDTRKRERLASFSELTAECFNKGRPMIGLGWHKSPPTFWHEEEGQGEAYFTFVYGANAAEVEVDTETGKVNVVDFVSVHDVGKAINRGMVVGQMCGGVAMGLGYGLLEEFDFEDAIPKQLNFDEYLIPTSMDVPRIKTIIVENEDPMGPFGAKSVGEPTNELAAPAIVNAIANATGKRIYEIPADLERVLLGHKLTRQGKRGSEQKQSIDAMMADSCKIRGGKA
- the preA gene encoding NAD-dependent dihydropyrimidine dehydrogenase subunit PreA; translation: MGYQRMTEIEIYPSRDLSYDFLGIHLENPFILAAAPSTDDLDMVRRAFRMGWAGAILKTTSIEGTLVDLCYPMMSSFEHEGKKLFGMGNIDLISEHHIDKIEHNVRTLKREFPDKMVAASIMAGRKEDWQTLVARLEKAGADLIECSFSCPQGNIGEDPGKMLAQSLSATELTARWVKEAASRIPVSIKITPHVTDIVEVARAVKRSGCDALTASNSIQALMGIDIRSFAPNPSLAGKSTYSGMTGPAIKPITLRTIAEIARNVDIPILGTGGASTWSDAVEFMAVGAGVVEFCTVVMHHGFRVIDDLRSGMSHYLDEMKFSSPAEIVCKALPNIVMHDDLPRQTIRSHINDKLCIACDVCYVACRDGGHNAIDQRANKSPHVDWERCVGCGLCQFVCPVDGCIEMHVKA
- a CDS encoding (2Fe-2S)-binding protein, which translates into the protein MNLVLINTTINGRKYELEVRPNQTLLDFLRDELGLTGTKRGCEIGECGACTVLLNGQAVNSCLVLVPQIRGQEVLTIEGLADGDKLHPLQESFLDHDAVQCGFCTPGMLMSAKDLIDHSPTPSEEEVRIAISGNLCRCTGYQQIVDAIKEVEDVKCKT
- a CDS encoding xanthine dehydrogenase family protein subunit M; amino-acid sequence: MRPFEYYSPRSVAEACNLLTTLGSGTKLLAGGTDLLIEMRKAAEELAGSIVDISRIPALKGIEESGDAIIIRPLATHSEILRSPVVGSFAPLLKTAVSGIGSPQIRNRGTIGGNIMNGAACADTLPPLVALGASVTLQSSTGSREVMLSEFFAKPYVTIAESGEILVEVRFPKLPPGARSSFVKLGRRNALSISRLSVAAILVRDQSGLITDARIVPGAALPKWQRVSEAESLLIGQKPSRDIFAEAGKKVSEVMISFSGRRWSTEYKEPVIAVLVRRTLEGCQ
- a CDS encoding XdhC family protein translates to MDLLGEIVTALKARERVVLATIISSSGSTPLPTGSSMLICEHGMRALGTVGGGLLEAKVTREAKERFAAAGESVIKEFDLNESGSEEGMICGGNVDVLIEKIGEDALDVFSQLVALRSSGQDCVLLRRIDLSGVVSRIVLEESDERAPNLKPLRALLHELGIEPETFLQQVQRSQREEYVERLATRGVELIIQPISGIQALVICGGGHVGRSVSKVAAATGFAVTIVDDREDYATPARCPEAAATISGEWSDALSKITITRSMSIVIVTRAHQSDKEVLRLVIDTPARYIGMIGSGKKVRATFDSLRQEGVPVETLRRVHAPIGLHIGAVTAEEIAISIVAELVRHRRRFYGASFPLSEKTNRWFEDAT
- a CDS encoding pyridoxal-phosphate dependent enzyme; this translates as MSKIIAQLFPDVIKKTASLCRKRGVVIPTFAQMRDPQLIPAEIRKRLSGVGLWDINPLNLFRITWKNDVATGMFGGVNYLEIPPALSGVNARIIGLIGKYFPTGAHKVGAAFGCLVPRLVSGEFDPSRHKAVWPSTGNFCRGGAFDCALLGCTPVAILPEEMSKERFQWLREIGAEIIATQGCESNVKEIYDKCWELKKDPINIIFNQFEEFGNPIWHYNVTGPAIDEVFRELRSANLRAAAYVSATGSAGTIAAGDYLKKHYPHLKIVASEALQCPTLFMNGFGGHRIEGIGDKHVPWVHNVRNTDAVAAVDDEDCMRLLRLFNETEGKKYLSSLGIPQQHVDRLSLLGISSIGNMLAAMKTAKYFELTKDDVIFTIFTDSVDLYQSRLEELRKERGAYSSVEAARDQAGPLAHQSIDYFKELTYYDRKAIHNLKYYTWVEQQGKTYEEINAQWDPQYWRSLFEDEVGYFDTLIGEFNAMAS
- a CDS encoding FAD-dependent oxidoreductase translates to MPEIFRESARSVAVVGAGPAGLGCAFELAKMGHRVDVYDSGKPGGVPRNSIPSFRLAAKELDSDTEFLSQFFTVKKQTVDARGFDRIRKTHEATFLAVGLGEDRMIGIPGEKLQGVFPVLSFLERAKTRPSGLKLGKKVVIIGGGNVSLDAAATAKRLGADSVILIYRRSEKEMRVWKGELDEARKQGVEIRFLVNPVRITGKKQVEGITCRQTALGKRKDKSGRAVPVEVKGSDFVLDASAVIIAIGQTIGAAWLGDLDRKGSYVKVGGSFETSVRGVFAGGDMIAGEGTIVQSVAHGKYAAHAIHQYLTAK
- the ygeW gene encoding knotted carbamoyltransferase YgeW yields the protein MTQKQLHSSMRELKKLKLGMFNKDFLLTWEKSDDEIKGIVLVAEIFKHLHNAGIPFKAFDTGLAISIFRDKSTRTRFSFASAVNALGLGLSELDEEKSQIAHGETVRETANMISFLAETIGIRDDMFLGEGNKYMREVGVAVQEGFEQGVLHRRPSVVNLQCDIDHPTQTLADLLQLKNHFGSLEALRGKKLAMTWAYSPSYGKPLSVPQGIIGLMTRFGMNVSLAYPKGYDLIPDVVNVARKNAGQRGGSFSVVDSMEAAFEDADVVYPKSWAPYQVMQRRTELLFANDKQGLVGLEKECLVNNARFKNWECDEQKMKLTKKGQALYMHCLPADISGVSCVQGEVSKNVFEKYRLDTYAEAGFKPFVIAAIIFLTRMEKPVPTITKFMNTKRKRNHG
- a CDS encoding YgeY family selenium metabolism-linked hydrolase; its protein translation is MKKEILQAAHRNERQIVQFLRDLIAIKSLSSQEEQVIQRIKEEMERCRYDEVTIDPMGNILGRIGKGKHVIALDAHVDTVDVGNPANWKVDPFKGAEKDGIIYGRGACDMKGALASIVFGGKLIKDLGLEDDYTLYVVGSVQEEDCDGLCWQYIINEDKLHPELVVIAEPTNLGVYRGHRGRMEIQVTTKGISCHGSAPERGVNAVYTMAPIIQDIEKLNERLSGEPFLGKGTVTISEIRSTSPSLCAVADSSTIHLDRRLAATDTLMSAVQEIQDLPGVKQSQAEVVVCDYAVPSWKGLTYPTKKYYPTWLLPGNHPALESGVSAFEKLFGGKPVVNRWHFSTNGVAVMGMHGIPCIGFGPGNEVFAHMATEQIAVEQLVKAMAWYAMFPSVYTDSATVR